ATGTGGAAAAACAGCTTCAGGGGAACTATGAAGAAGAAAATTTCCCGGCGTTCAAGCGTACATGGTGCCAATTTACGGGCAAGTCATCAACAGGACCGCGAAAGAACCTTGAAAAGATTGTGGAGATGTTGGGCGGCGGGGTTGTCGGGAAAGGTGCCCGTCCTGATTTGCTGATCTGGTGTGAAGAAGGGTCTCCCGCTTACAAATATGATAAGATTGGCGGGAAGCTTGCTCATGCCTTTGAACCCGATTCAGGTACGCTTGTCATTCCAGAAGAAGTTTTCTGGAAGGAAGTAGAAAAGGAAACAGGAAAGACTAAGGATCGGATTCTGGAAGAGGTTAAGGGATAACTAAAAAATTTGAAAAGGCCGGCTCCTTCCCTGGGTGCCGGCCTTTTTATTCAAACCAGAAGGTTTTTAACGACGTCTACAAGGGATAGATGCATGAGCATCTAACACGGAAACAGTCCATTCATTGACTGTAAGACCGTGAAGTTCTGCTTCCGATTTGAATTTTTCCCACTGTGAGGGATGAATGCGCACTCTAATTTCAGCGGGTGCCTCTGGAGCGGTATATCCGCAATCTTTCATAATTAGTTCAAAAAATTTAACCCTAGACGCAGGAATGGGGACTTTAGAAAGCCATTTGTCAATCTGGCTTTTTTTGACTCCGCTCCGTCTGGCTAGCTCTTCCCTGGTCATTCTGGTTGCCTTCAAGAAGTCCTTGAGCCTAGTCTTGATGTCATCCATGCGCGCATTTTTCCTAATAGGGTAAAACTGACAAGCTTTTTCTGGATATTTTACCCTTTAGGGAAAATATTATTGCGAACCATTACCTTGTGGGGTAATTTCCGATTTGTTAGAAGAAATTACCAAGTTATGGACGACATAAACCAAACCAACAATATTTATTCATCATCTTTAGGTCGCGGCATAGGTGGCGTAGAATCAACTACTGATTGCAGCAAATCCCTAACGTATTTTTCTGCTGCAACATGGTCTTTTGGATCTATATCCGGTGGTAAAAGCATTTCCCATTCTTCCGGAGTAAGCCGCACAGGAAAAGTTATCACAGCATCATAATTGATAGGAGAAGAAGATCCGACAGACCAAGATTCTTCCATAAGCTTTTTTATATATGCCACTTTTGCTGGTGGTATATCACGAGTAGGAGCCAGCCAGCAATCTACCGTACTCTTTGCAACGAAGCATTTTTCAGCAAGCCATTTTCTGTTTTTTCCAATGCGCTTCAGCCAATCCTTTATTTCCTGAACCGAATAATCCATGCAGTCTTATTAGCAAAATGCTAATGAAACCGCAAGCACAAAAATATTTTTTATCATACGCGATAATTTTTTGTTGACGGTTTACTGCGGTAACGATAAATATCTATTCATCATGAGCACAGAATATTATACAAATGATAAATTAGAACTCCAAATTCCAGTTCTTCAGTATGGCAAACTTGCTATACAGGCGGCACAACAAGGGGTGGATATTTCAAAACTAATCATCCGTAAAGCGGCAGACCGCCGGAAGGGAGAAAATTATCACTCCACGGCAGCATTGCCCCCTGTCCCGGCCCCTGAGCCCGTAACATGCCCGGCGCCGGCAATGTTCCCCACTCCCGCCCCCGTAGTGGTCAACGGCGCGGATCCTGACCTGAATTTGAGGTAATAAAGAGATGAATCACTCTTCCGTCAGCAAACGGGCAACCGCCGCCGTCAATCCTTCCGGGGTAAGCTTTTTAAGTGCTGCAAGCCCGGCGGAACAAGATAAGCGGACGATTTCCGCTTTACTCATACCGAATTCTTTCGCAACAGATTCTATTTCTTCAATCTGGGAAGATGTAAAACGAATTTGTACGGGAGTCGTAAAAGGGTTGTATTTGTCAATCGGACGCATAAAAAAAACATACTTTGTAATGTGCCGCAATACAAGATTTTACAACAACGTAATGCGCAACACTACAAAACAAGCTTGACGTTGTAATATTAAACACTACAATGAAAAGCATGAGCAAGCTATCACAACCGCTTCAGATCCGCCTGAGAGAAACAGACAATGAGGAACTGCGTTTCCTGTCCGCGGAAACGTCAGTACCCTTTGCCGTTTTGGTCCGTCTGGCCGTCCAGCATGGACTGCCGCCGTTGAAACAATCCTTGCGGATATCCGCAGAGGCGACAGCCGGCCCCATGCCGGCTACTCCCTCTGTTTCCCCTGCCCCGGCGGCTTCCTCGATGCCGTCAGCCCCTTGCCCGGTGATTGTTGCCGGGGAAGATCCTGACCTGAATTTGAGATAAACAACCGATTAGAATCATGAAAATAAATACAGCATTCAATCCGGCCCCCATGGGAGACCGGCGGAATATCAATATCATCCATGAAAGGCTCTCTAACATTCCCCCGGACGACATCATCAAAAACGTTATCAACAATGCGCGGGAACTGGTGGAAGGTCTGCCACGTGTGCAACTGGAAGCGTTGGCCGGTTCGCTGGTTACGGAAATTCTTCTGGCCCAGGGCCTGGGATGCTCTGAAATCCCCCTGAAGAATCTGGAACAAATGATGGGGATGGCCGGAGTTTATGCGAAATGTGAATTCAAGCCCAGCAACGAAAATGGAACAAGTGAATCCTGAAAGCGTGGTGGCCGTGGGGAACGTGCAAACGGCAGGGGATCAGATCAAATATCTGCCCCGCTTTTGCCGCCTGTACGATCTGCCCAAAACGCCGGGCCTGTTCCTGCCGGACAGCGCCCCCAGCAAAGAAACGCTGCGGACCTGGCGCAACAACGGAACGCTGGTCATGGTGAAAATAGGGGCGTCCCTGTTTGTGGATCTCCACATGACCTTGAAAAAGAATAAAATAAAACTCGGAGTGCTTAACAATTAGCGTTTTTATGAGCAACAAATATGCCGCATGGTATTTGCGTGTGCAAGTGAAGGATCTGGAACAGCTTCCCTTTCATCCGTCGGCGGAAAATGAGGCGGGGGAAGGATTGCCCGCTGATTTTCCGCGTGAGGAATTCACGGAGGATCAGCTTGTGCTGCTGGATGAATACTACCACGCCAAGCGGGAAAACGTGGTGAAACAGTTTTTCCGGCTGCTGCGCGTCCATCCCGGCAGCATGGATTTGACCCTGTGGCATCTGGCGCTTAATGCCGGCATCCTGGTAAAACTGCTTGGGATAGGGGATCCCCGCTCCTTTACCTGGCGGGAACTATGTGGCCGTTTGGGCGTGGGGGAAGATGTGCTTTACCGGCATAAAAAAGAAATTCTGCGCCTGATTGATGAAATAAAAAAATAACCTTCAATATTTTATGAAAACAATCAATTACAAATTCATTTTTTCAAAAACATACGACAGCCTGAAAGCGGAAGGGACAAATATTTATGTCAAACAAGAGGGTCCGGGCAAATGGGGCGCCATCCGGGGGCCGTGGAATTGGACGGGGAGAAAACACTACAGTTCTACGCCGTCAGGAGCCGTAAACAAACTGTTGAAACGAGAAGAAAAAGAAGGATGGAAATAACCTTCAATATCTTATGAAAACACATATCAAAGAACGTCCCATCCCCTTTTCCGCGGATATGGTGCGGGCGCTGCTGCAAGGCTGGAAAACACAGACCAGCCGCACGCGCGGACTTGAACGGTTCAATGGGTGGCCGGACAGGAAAATCCCCCTGGGGGAAGATGCCTGGGAACTATGTCATTTTATAAAAGAAGAGCCGGGCATCTGGCGCGCCATTTTCCAGGATCCGCGCGGGGAATGCCCGCCTGGACTGGATCCTGTGGTGAAATGCCCCTATGGCAAACCAGGAGAACGGTTATGTGTGCGAGATCCTTTTTTCAATGTGTATGATGATTGGTTCCGGCTCCTGCTGGAAATAACTGATATTGAGGTCAGGAAACTACAATCCATTACTGAAGAAGAAGCCATGGCGGAAGGAATTGAAACCATTTTTTACGATGAAGAAACGTCCTCCACCGGCTGGAAAAACTATCTGGACCCGGAAAGCATGTGCATCCGCGCCAGAGATTCCTTTTTCACGCTGTGGGATCGTCTGCACGGCGCCGGGGAAGCGGAAACGGATCCCTGGGTATGGATGATCAAATTCAAGGTATTGAAAGTTAAAGGGACAATAAAATGAAAAAACGATATACGCTTATTGGAGTAATTCATGATCCGGGGGATGAAGATTATTGCCTGCGGCTCAATGAAAACGGATACGTGCTCAATATCCTGATCACAGACCGGGAATATATCATCCCGCTAAACATCAATTTGAAAACGCATGATATTCGTACCGCCCGGAAGAAAAGGAACAATATATATAAATCGTTGTACGGGAAAGAATTTACCCTGTAAAAAGCATAAAAGCCGTACTGCGATATTTAGGAGGGAAAAACCGATACGCGCATGAAATCACACAAGGAACTTGCCGAGGAAATTTTAGGCTATCCAATCGGGGAAGACGGGTGCGCCCCCTGCCCCGGCGCCGCGCTGCATACCACGCAAAGCGGGCCGCGGGATTGGCGGATCTGGTTTGACGGCGAAGGAAAGCCGCATGAATATTGCTTCCATCAATCCTGCCAGAGCGCCCGCGACGACTTCATGAGGGTGCTTTACCGGGCTATCAGCGCGGAGGAACGCGGGGCCCGCAGCACCCGCAAGGCAACCCCCAAATACCAGCGTCCCCTGCCCCCGGCGCCCAAGGCGCGGAAGGTAAAAGCGGAAGAATTGAATGAAGATCTGGCCCTTGCGCTGGCGGGCCGGGTGGAGGAAGAAATCACGTTTGACTGGCTGAGGGATCATAGCCCGGTGGAAATCCCCGGCAATCCCCACGCCTGGGGGGAACTGCTGCTGAATGAACTATATCCCGCCGGCGCGCGGATCCTGGTATTCACGGCCTTTGCCTCCCAGGGGCAATATATGTATATCGTGAAGGATGGCGTTTACAAGCTGGGGCGGAAACCCGGCGTGGAGCCCGTGAAAGCCCCGCGCCTGCCTGCCGGCGGGGATGCCGGCGTCTGGTACTTAACGGCGCCCGTGACGGGCAAATGGGAACCCAACCCCGGCAAGCGGGATGCCATGGGAAATTTGATGCCGGGGCGGCGGCATGCGGCATGCTGCACGTCCTTTCCCTTCCTGGTCCTGGAAAGCGACGTACTGACCGCGGACGTATGGCTGAAAATTCTGGTGCAGCTTGCGGATCCGGTTGTGGCCGTTTACACCAGCGGCGGGAAATCCGTCCATGCCCTGGTGAAAATTTCCGCCGCCACGCCGGAGGAATTCAACGCCATTAAGTCAGAATACGTCTTGCGGCTGTCCGCCGTGGGAGCGGACACCGCGGCCATGACGCCTGTACGGCTGTCCCGCCTGCCCGGCTGCATGAGGCACGGAGCCACCGGGGAAAACGGGACCTATTTCAAATACGACCAACCGCGCCTGCAGGAATTGCTTTACCTGAACCCCGGCGCGGTCCACGGCGTTCCCATCCTGACCATGCCCGCGCGGCAACCAAGAAAGGCAGCAAGATCATGAGTGATTTGACCACCGCGCAAATATTAGGCGCGGCGCCCGTCATGGTGGACGGACGCCCCAATATCCGCACCAACCAGCAAGTGAGCCTGATCGCCCAGGCGGTAGCGGACAACCTGCCAAGCGGCGCCCTATACCGGTATCATGACGAGTATGTGACCATCAGCACCATCAAGAGCACCAACCAGGACGGGGAAACGACGACGGAACTTGAAAAAAGGCCCATGGATCCACGGCGTTTCACAACGTGGATCGAACAATACATGACCTTTTCCGCCAGTGCGGAAGATCCGGTGGAAAGCATGGGGAAAAATATGGCGGAATTGATTCTGGCGAGTGATTATCTGCGGGCCGCCGTGCCGGAAATTGCGGAAATCATGCCCGTGCGTCTGCCCGCCTGGGGCGTAGGGCCCAAGGGAGAACGCTTCCTGCGGATCCTGCCCGCCGGCTATGATCCGGCCACGCGCATTTACAGCGCGGAAACCGTGGCATGGGACGCCAACAAGGTTTGGCCGGTGGACGCTGTTCTCCGGGCGATGAACAGAGCCCTGGCGTCCTTCCCATGGGCGGAAAAATCCGCCGGGCCTATCACGCATATCCGTTCCGCATCCTGCTTCATGGCGTATATGCTGGGGCAGTTCTGCCGCCACCTGATCGGGCGACAACCCATGATTCTTATTATAGGCAACCAGCCGGGGACGGGTAAAACGCTGCTTGCCAAATTTGCGCTAGGGCCCATTTATGGAGTGCCGAACGCCACGCCGTTTCCCAAGGATGACGCCGCCCTGCAAAAGCTGTTGTTTACCAAGCTTATTTCCGGGGCGCCGTATGTCCTCATTGATGACCTGATCAATTTAAGCAGTACGACTTTGAACCAGTATGCCACCAGCGAGGCCATTTCTGATCGCGTCCTGGGAGGCAATAAGGAGTTTTGCGGGGTCAACCGCATGCAGATTGTCAGCACGGGGAACAATTTGACGGTAACGCCGGACATTGAGCGACGCAGCCTGATTATTGACCTGTTTGACGTGTGCAAGTCCGTCGAAAAAAACATTGCCAATCCATTAACGGAAAAAGTATTCAGCCGCCCGCAATGGCGCCGGGAAATGCTCATGGCCTTGTGGTCCCTGGTCTGGCATTGGAATGAACAGGGCTGTCCGTCCGTGTGTTCCGCGTCCGCCATGCCGTCCTTTGAAGGATTTTCGGAGGTAGTGGGATCCATCGTCATGACGGCGGGCTTTATCTCCCCCTTTACCAAACGCCCGGCCACCACGGACGGCGGGGACGTCCGGGGGAATGCCCTGGAACGGCTGCTGGTGGCCCTTGCGGACAAGATACAGCCGGAAACGCCGGAAGCGCCCCATACGCAGCTGACGCACCTGTACACGGTGGAAGCTGTGATGGGCGTGGCCGGGGATCTGGGGCTGGTGGACATTATTTGCAGCGGCAAAAACCAGAATCAGAGCATGGGGCATCAACTGCGGAAGCTCAAGGGGCGGCAATTTGTGGACAGTTCCGGGCGCGTCTTTACCTTTGGCCGCCGGGAAGACGCCGTGTCTTCACAATATAATGTAGTCATTCTTTCCGAACCGCGCATGTAAGACGGCTCTTCAAGGGAGATCCCCCTTCCGGGATCTCCCTTTTTTGTCCCGTCAAGCCGTGTGGCCGGCTGTTTCGCCGCCGGTGGCCAGATATTCCGGCGTCAGGGACCAGTAACGCGCGGCAGAATCTTTGGTCAGTCCGCGCATATTCAGGTAACGGGTTTTCAACAAGTCGGTTCCGACATGGCCCATATCATGGCTTAACTGGTTCAGATCATGCCCGGCTTTCATGGAGTAGGATGCAAAAGAATGTCTTAAACAATCATGCGGCCAGGGATTTTCCGGAGAATAGCCGGCGCGGGTGCGGAGGGCAAACAGGCGCGTTTTCAGATCCCGCGGATTGATGACGGGATCATCCGGGCCCGCGTTGTGTGGCCGGCACGCCAGGATCCACGCCTTCAGCACAGGCTGAATGGTCACATGGCGGGCGCCGCCGGTCTTGGAATGTTTGGCCCGGACGGAAACAACGCCGTCCTCCAGGGAGATATCCGCCCATGTCAGCCGGGTAAGTTCCCAGGGACGGATGCCGGCAAAGGCCCCCAGGGCGACATACAGACGTAAATCCGTTGTGTCCTGGGCCGCCACGCGCCGCCGATAAACCGGCGCCGTCCTGTCTATCTCCTGGGGCGGCGAGCATGCCCGGAACAAGGCGGTCAACTGATCCGGGGTCAATGCCACTATTTCCGCTTCTTGCACGGGAAGCTTGTCTATGGGATCCACGGGATTTTTAATGATCCAGCCGCGCTTGATGGCAAAGTTAAACAGGGTGGCAAGCTCGCGCTTCAGGTTGTTCCAGCTGGTAGGGTGGCCGGCGTGGCATGTGTCCAGGGCATCCCGGATCATGGCCGGCGTAATGGCCGCGCATGGTCTGGCCACCAGATCCGGGCAAAGACGTTCCAGGCGCCCCAGGCGCGTTTTCCGGGACAGGACCGTCACGCGGCTGTTGTGCGCTTTAGCCGTGCTGGCCGTGCTGGCAAGTTCCCGGAGGGAGGGGGACATATCCGCGTCCGGCGGCGCCACCCCGCGCCCCAGTTCTACTAATGTTCCCAGCTTTGCCACCGAGCCCGCCCGCTTCACAAGCGCCGCGTAATGGGTGGCGGCCTCTAAAGGCGTCACCCCTATTTCTGACAGTATTTCATCAACCGCGTTCCACTTATAAGCATCAAGATCGATCGTTTTTCCGTTTACCGTTCCAAAACGTTTCAAATTGCGTATCTGTTCCGCAATATATCCTTCAGCCTCGCCTTTTGTGGCGAAATATTTTGAGGTCTGTTTCCCCGTGTGGGATATGCGTTCCGGGATGACAACCCGCCACGGTTTTCCAGGGCGGGAAGTGCAGGGGCGCGGCTTCCAATCGTCAACCAAGCTGTGCATAATTGTGCATGCTTTTTTGACCACATTATACCCTTTTTCACTATTTTCCAGCATGGAATGTAAACTATGCTCTAAAAGTAACAAGCCCCTTAAACCGTTGGATTTAAGGGGCTTTGAAGATGGTAGCAGGGAGGTGATTTGAACACCCGACCAAAGGCTTATGAGTCCTCTGCTCTACCACTGAGCTACCCTGCCGTTAAGTGGTTGATGCCGTAAGGCGGGGAAATATTTAGCCTGGATTGGAAAGAATGTCCAGATTTTTTTATGGATCAGGAGCATTTTATCACGGCAACCCGCTTTTCCCTTCAGGTAAATTATTACTGATGAATCATTTTTTCCATTCATCCGTTTCACACGGCCTGCGTCCCAGGCCGTTTCCCGCATACGGACATTTACGGCGCGGGGCATTATGATGCCTCCAAACCCATGCCACTGACAG
This region of Akkermansia muciniphila genomic DNA includes:
- a CDS encoding tyrosine-type recombinase/integrase produces the protein MHSLVDDWKPRPCTSRPGKPWRVVIPERISHTGKQTSKYFATKGEAEGYIAEQIRNLKRFGTVNGKTIDLDAYKWNAVDEILSEIGVTPLEAATHYAALVKRAGSVAKLGTLVELGRGVAPPDADMSPSLRELASTASTAKAHNSRVTVLSRKTRLGRLERLCPDLVARPCAAITPAMIRDALDTCHAGHPTSWNNLKRELATLFNFAIKRGWIIKNPVDPIDKLPVQEAEIVALTPDQLTALFRACSPPQEIDRTAPVYRRRVAAQDTTDLRLYVALGAFAGIRPWELTRLTWADISLEDGVVSVRAKHSKTGGARHVTIQPVLKAWILACRPHNAGPDDPVINPRDLKTRLFALRTRAGYSPENPWPHDCLRHSFASYSMKAGHDLNQLSHDMGHVGTDLLKTRYLNMRGLTKDSAARYWSLTPEYLATGGETAGHTA
- a CDS encoding helix-turn-helix domain-containing protein; translated protein: MDDIKTRLKDFLKATRMTREELARRSGVKKSQIDKWLSKVPIPASRVKFFELIMKDCGYTAPEAPAEIRVRIHPSQWEKFKSEAELHGLTVNEWTVSVLDAHASIPCRRR